Proteins encoded together in one Centropristis striata isolate RG_2023a ecotype Rhode Island chromosome 6, C.striata_1.0, whole genome shotgun sequence window:
- the washc4 gene encoding WASH complex subunit 4 isoform X1 → MAVETIAPDWEFDRFDDGSQKIHTEVQLKNYSKFLEEYTSQLRGIEEALDDSIGDVWDFTLDPIALKLLPYEQSSLLELIKTDNKVLNKVITVYAALCSEVKKLKYEAETKFYNGLLFYGEGVSDTSVVEGESQIQMGRFISFLQELSCFVSRCYEVVVNIVHQLAALYNSSKGATKIIESSGVHFQIVYEHLGELLVVLLTLDEIMENHGTLKDHWKMYKRLLKSVHHNPGKFSIPEEKLKPFEKLLLRLEGQMLDGMILQACVEQRFDDPGEGVAVAKNGAFAEEFAFNIRTIFTNIESKIGEPSEIDQRDKYAAICGLFVLHFHIFRSVDKKFYKALLDVCKKVPAVTLTANIIWFPDTFLLTKVPAAAKLMDKKSLQSIRAQRDTYLQQRAQTLTKDVQSYYVFVTSWMMKMESILSKEQKSDKLAEDLNSRCNVFVQGILYAYSISTIIKTTMNMYMSMQRPMTKTSVKALCRLVELLKAVQHTFHRRSMVVADSVSHITQQLQSQALNAIGNAKKRVISDKKYSEQRLDVLSSLVMAENALSGPSTKERRLVVSLALCVGTQLKTFKDEELLPLQLVLKKLDLISELSERVKLQCDCSFLYWHRAVFPIYLDDVYDNAVDAARIHYMFSALRDSVPSMLHAKHMESCNQLLESYDKEIMDVFNEHLLDKLCKEIEKDLRLSVHTHLKLDDRNPFKVGMKDLAHFFSLKPIRFFNRFIHIKAYVTHYLDKTFYNLTTVALHDWATYSEMRNLATQRYGLTMTEAHLPSQTLEQGLDVLEIMRNIHVFVSRYLYNLNNQIFIEKASNNKHLNTINIRHIANSIRTHGTGIMNTTVNFTYQFLRKKFYIFSQFMYDEHIKSRLIKDIRFFRETKDQSDQKYPFERAEKFNRGIRKLGITPDGQSYLDQFRQLISQIGNAMGYVRMIRSGGLHCCSSAIRFVPDLEDIVNFEELVKEEGLSEETQRAASVLDSVLGDLTSNSAEGTEYFKMLVAVFAPEFRSAKNMHLRNFYMIVPPLTVNFVEHSISCKEKLNKKNKTGAAFTDDGFAMGVAYILKLLDQYLEFDSLHWFQAVRDKYKKEMNAVVKEQSVQSASQDEKLLQTMNLTQKRLDVYLQEFELLHFSLSSARIFFRADKTAAEETQEKKDKEEAAKSGGPSDGPTPTEPASK, encoded by the exons ATGGCGGTAGAAACCATCGCACCTGACTGGGAGTTTGACCGTTTTGACGACGGTTCACAAA aaatacacacagagGTTCAACTGAAGAACTACAGTAAGTTTCTAGAGGAGTACACCTCTCAGCTGAGGGGTATCGAGGAGGCTCTGGATGACTCCATCGGAGATGTGTGGGACTTCACTCTGGACCCCATTGCCCTCAAG CTTCTACCATACGAGCAGTCATCATTATTGGAGTTAATTAAAACTGACAATAAG GTTCTGAACAAAGTCATCACAGTGTATGCCGCTCTCTGCAGTGAAGTGAAGAAGCTCAAGTATGAG GCTGAAACAAAGTTCTACAATGGCTTATTGTTCTATGGAGAGGGAG TGTCTGACACCAGCGTTGTTGAAGGAGAGTCTCAGATTCAGATGGGCAGATTTATCTCGTTTCTTCAG GAACTGTCCTGTTTTGTGTCAAGATGTTATGAAGTGGTTGTCAACATTGTTCATCAGCTGGCCGCCCTCTACAACAGCAGCAA GGGTGCAACAAAAATCATTGAGTCGTCAGGTGTCCATTTCCAG ATTGTGTATGAACACCTCGGGGAGCTGTTAGTGGTTCTGCTCACACTCGATGAGATAATGGAAAATCACGGCACACTAAAAGATCACTGGAAGATGTATAAaag GTTATTGAAATCTGTGCACCATAACCCGGGGAAATTTTCCATTCCTGAAGAGAAGCTGAAACCATTTGAGAAGCTCCTGCTCAGACTTGAAGGACAGATGCTGGACGGCATGATACTCCAG GCCTGTGTGGAGCAGAGATTCGATGATCCTGGGGAAGGAGTAGCTGTTGCCAAAAACGGTGCCTTTGCCGAGGAGTTCGCCTTCAACATTCGCACCATATTCACCAATATTGAGTCCAAAATTG gtGAACCTTCAGAGATTGACCAGAGAGATAAATATGCTGCCATCTGTGGTCTTTTTGTGCTTCACTTTCACATCTTCAGGAGTGTCGATAAAAAGTTCTACAAAGCGTTGCTTGACGTCTGTAAAAAG GTCCCAGCTGTCACTCTGACTGCAAACATCATCTGGTTTCCCGACACTTTCCTCCTCACTAAGGTCCCAGCCGCAGCGAAACTGATGGATAAGAAGAGTCTTCAGAGCATCAGAGCGCAGAGAGACACCTACCTGCAGCAAAGAGCTCAGACACTAACAAA GGATGTTCAGTCTTACTACGTGTTTGTAACTTCCTGGATGATGAAGATGGAGTCTATCTTGTCCAAGGAGCAGAAAAGTGACAAGTTGGCAGAAGACCTGAACAGCAGGTGTAATGTGTTTGTACAG GGCATCCTGTATGCATACAGCATCAGCACCATTATCAAAACCACCATGAACATGTACATGTCGATGCAGCGGCCCATGACCAAGACCTCTGTCAAAGCTCTGTGTCGACTGGTTGAATTACTtaag GCTGTGCAGCACACATTTCACAGGCGCTCCATGGTTGTAGCAGACTCGGTTTCTCACATCACTCAGCAGCTACAGTCACAGGCTCTCAATGCCATCGGCAACGCCAAG AAAAGGGTGATCTCTGACAAGAAGTACAGCGAGCAGCGGCTGGATGTGCTTTCATCTTTGGTTATGGCGGAAAATGCTCTAAGTGGACCCAGCACAAAGGAGCGACGCTTAGTGGTGTCTCTGGCACTGTGTGTCGGCACTCAGCTG AAAACTTTCAAAGATGAGGAGCTGCTTCCACTGCAGCTCGTGTTGAAGAAGCTGGATCTGATTAGTGAGCTGAGTGAGAG GGTCAAGCTGCAGTGTGACTGTAGTTTCCTTTACTGGCACCGAGCTGTGTTTCCTATCTACCTTGATGATGTATACGACAACGCTGTGGACGCAGCACGCATACAC TACATGTTCAGTGCGCTGAGGGACAGTGTGCCCTCCATGTTGCACGCCAAACACATGGAATCATGTAACCAGCTACTGGAGAGCTACGACAAGGAGATCATGGACGTGTTCAACGAG CACCTGCTGGACAAGCTGTGTAAGGAGATTGAGAAGGACCTGCGTCTCTCTGTTCACACCCACCTCAAGCTGGACGACAGGAACCCTTTCAAAGTTGGCATGAAGGACCTGGCTCACTTCTTCTCCCTCAAACCCATCCGGTTCTTTAACCGCTTCATCCATATCAAAG CTTACGTGACCCACTACCTGGATAAAACTTTCTACAACCTAACCACTGTCGCTCTGCACGACTGGGCGACCTACAGTGAGATGAGGAACCTCGCCACGCAGCGCTACGGACTTACAATGACCGAGGCTCATCTGCCCAGCCAGACGCTGGAGCAG GGTTTGGACGTCCTGGAGATCATGAggaacattcatgtttttgtctcGCGCTACCTTTATAACCTCAACAACCAG ATCTTCATAGAGAAGGCCAGTAACAACAAGCACTTGAACACCATTAACATCCGTCACATTGCCAACTCCATCAGGACACACGGCACAGGCATCATGAACACCACG GTGAATTTCACCTATCAGTTCCTGCGGAAGAAGTTTTACATCTTCAGTCAGTTTATGTACGACGAACACATCAAGTCCAGACTCATCAAGGACATCCGCTTCTTCAGAGAAACAAAGGACCAGTCTGATCAAAAG taccCATTCGAGCGTGCAGAGAAGTTTAACCGAGGCATCAGGAAGCTGGGCATCACTCCTGATGGACAGAGCTACCTGGACCAGTTCAGACAGCTCATCAGCCAGATTG GCAACGCCATGGGCTACGTTCGTATGATCCGTTCTGGAGGTCTCCACTGTTGCAGCAGTGCTATTAG GTTTGTCCCCGACCTGGAGGATATAGTCAACTTTGAGGAGCTGGTGAAGGAGGAGGGACTGTCAGAGGAGACCCAGAGAGCTGCTAG TGTCCTCGATTCAGTGTTGGGAGATCTGACCAGCAACTCTGCAGAGGGGACGGAGTACTTCAAGATGCTCGTTGCAGTGTTCGCACCTGAGTTCCGTAGCGCCAAGAACATGCACCTGAGGAACTTCTACATGATCGTACCCCCACTG ACGGTGAATTTCGTAGAGCACTCAATCAGTTGCAAAGAGAAACTCAACAAGAAGAACAAAACTGGAGCTGCTTTCACAGACGATGGCTTTGCTATGG GTGTGGCGTACATTCTGAAGCTGCTGGACCAGTATCTGGAGTTTGACTCTCTGCACTGGTTCCAGGCCGTCAGAGATAAGTACAAGAAAGAGATGAATGCTGTGGTGAAGGAGCAGAGCGTCCAGTCTGCCAGCCAGGATGAGAAGCTGTTGCAAACCATGAACCTCACTCAGAAGAGACTGGATGTCTACCTTCAG
- the slc41a2a gene encoding solute carrier family 41 member 2, with protein sequence MNVPVSHDTEKLPSNGSVGRGTSRQYGSNPSSSYHSENPQHISSNGNISPVNTSLHYKPQEYTETDFLLPNQLYGLSSLSVSTSAKDAGGSGEPAESLCSMVLQILVPFLLAGLGTVSAGMLLEVVQNWDVFQEITEIFILVPAVLGMKGNLEMTLASRLSTAVNAGKMETAREKWMLIAGNLALKQLQATILGLLASLMATLLGWMAEGKMPLHHVMLLCSTSVSTSFVASLLQGIIMVGVIIGSKRIGLNPDNVATPMAASFGDLITLALLACFSQWFYSLLDLYSYVLYLVDLLLLCLIPLWVIISSKHPASNILLRTGWEPIITAMVISSIGGLILDKAVSDPNLAGIIVYAPVINGIGGNLVSIQSSRISTKLHLNYSPGEVPEDRKGCFSPCRTFFGSGANQRSAQVLLLLVIPGQLVFLYAIHLMKGANTLPSPLLTVAFLSASLIQVSSLLSIADCMVHCLWRKGKDPDSYSIPYLTALGDLLGTALLSLAFVMLWYIGDSGSV encoded by the exons ATGAATGTCCCAGTGTCACATGATACTGAGAAACTGCCCTCAAATGGGTCTGTGGGCAGAGGCACCAGCCGACAGTATGGATCAAACCCGTCCTCATCTTATCACTCTGAAAATCCACAACATATTAGCTCTAATGGGAATATTTCACCAGTCAACACCAGTCTCCATTATAAGCCACAGGAGTACACAGAGACAGACTTTCTGCTCCCGAATCAACTCTACGGCCTGTCAAGTTTAAGTGTGTCCACGAGCGCAAAGGATGCCGGTGGCTCCGGTGAACCTGCTGAGTCTCTCTGTTCCATGGTGCTTCAGATCCTGGTGCCATTTCTGCTGGCCGGGCTCGGGACAGTCTCTGCTGGGATGCTGCTTGAAGTGGTTCAG AACTGGGACGTGTTCCAGGAAATCACAGAGATCTTCATCCTGGTCCCTGCAGTATTAGGCATGAAGGGGAACCTGGAAATGACCCTGGCCTCAAGACTCTCGActgct GTGAATGCAGGAAAAATGGAAACTGCCAGAGAAAAGTGGATGTTGATCGCTGGGAACTTGGCGCTCAAGCag CTACAAGCCACAATTCTCGGCCTGTTAGCCTCTCTGATGGCGACGCTGTTGGGCTGGATGGCCGAAGGAAAGATGCCCTTACACCACGTGATGCTCCTGTGTTCAACCAGTGTTTCTACCTCCTTTGTGGCTTCATTGCTGCAAG GTATTATTATGGTGGGAGTGATCATTGGGTCCAAGAGAATCGGACTCAATCCTGACAACGTGGCCACACCCATGGCTGCCAGTTTTGGGGATCTCATCACTCTCGCCTTGTTGGCCTGCTTCAGTCAGTGGTTCTACTCCCTCCTAG ACCTGTATTCCTATGTGCTGTACCTGGTGGATCTGCTATTATTATGCCTAATTCCTCTTTGGGTGATCATCTCATCCAAACATCCGGCCAGTAACATCTTGCTTCGTACAGGCTGGGAACCAATCATCACAGCTATGGTCATCAGCAG TATTGGAGGACTTATTCTTGACAAGGCTGTGTCCGATCCCAACCTGGCAGGGATCATAGTTTATGCTCCAGTCATAAATG GTATCGGAGGAAACCTGGTCTCTATTCAGTCCAGTCGCATCTCTACTAAACTGCATTTGAATTACTCACCTGGAGAGGTTCCTGAAGACCGTAAGGGCTGCTTCAGCCCTTGTCGTACTTTCTTTGGTTCAG GTGCAAACCAGCGGTCTGCTCAGGTTCTGCTGCTCCTGGTAATCCCTGGTCAGCTAGTCTTCTTATATGCTATTCACCTGATGAAAGGAGCCAACACCTTGCCAAGTCCTCTACTCACTGTCGCCTTCTTGTCTGCTTCCTTGATTCAG GTCTCCTCCCTGCTGAGTATAGCCGACTGTATGGTCCACTGTCTATGGCGGAAGGGTAAAGACCCAGACAGTTACTCAATACCCTACCTCACAGCTCTCGGAGACCTACTTGGGactgctctcctctctcttgcCTTTGTCATGCTGTGGTATATTGGTGACTCAGGAAGTGTTTAG
- the washc4 gene encoding WASH complex subunit 4 isoform X2, with translation MAVETIAPDWEFDRFDDGSQKIHTEVQLKNYSKFLEEYTSQLRGIEEALDDSIGDVWDFTLDPIALKLLPYEQSSLLELIKTDNKVLNKVITVYAALCSEVKKLKYEAETKFYNGLLFYGEGVSDTSVVEGESQIQMGRFISFLQELSCFVSRCYEVVVNIVHQLAALYNSSKGATKIIESSGVHFQIVYEHLGELLVVLLTLDEIMENHGTLKDHWKMYKRLLKSVHHNPGKFSIPEEKLKPFEKLLLRLEGQMLDGMILQACVEQRFDDPGEGVAVAKNGAFAEEFAFNIRTIFTNIESKIGEPSEIDQRDKYAAICGLFVLHFHIFRSVDKKFYKALLDVCKKVPAVTLTANIIWFPDTFLLTKVPAAAKLMDKKSLQSIRAQRDTYLQQRAQTLTKDVQSYYVFVTSWMMKMESILSKEQKSDKLAEDLNSRCNVFVQGILYAYSISTIIKTTMNMYMSMQRPMTKTSVKALCRLVELLKAVQHTFHRRSMVVADSVSHITQQLQSQALNAIGNAKKRVISDKKYSEQRLDVLSSLVMAENALSGPSTKERRLVVSLALCVGTQLKTFKDEELLPLQLVLKKLDLISELSERVKLQCDCSFLYWHRAVFPIYLDDVYDNAVDAARIHYMFSALRDSVPSMLHAKHMESCNQLLESYDKEIMDVFNEHLLDKLCKEIEKDLRLSVHTHLKLDDRNPFKVGMKDLAHFFSLKPIRFFNRFIHIKAYVTHYLDKTFYNLTTVALHDWATYSEMRNLATQRYGLTMTEAHLPSQTLEQGLDVLEIMRNIHVFVSRYLYNLNNQIFIEKASNNKHLNTINIRHIANSIRTHGTGIMNTTVNFTYQFLRKKFYIFSQFMYDEHIKSRLIKDIRFFRETKDQSDQKYPFERAEKFNRGIRKLGITPDGQSYLDQFRQLISQIGNAMGYVRMIRSGGLHCCSSAIRFVPDLEDIVNFEELVKEEGLSEETQRAASVLDSVLGDLTSNSAEGTEYFKMLVAVFAPEFRSAKNMHLRNFYMIVPPLTVNFVEHSISCKEKLNKKNKTGAAFTDDGFAMGVAYILKLLDQYLEFDSLHWFQAVRDKYKKEMNAVVKEQSVQSASQDEKLLQTMNLTQKRLDVYLQEFELLHFSLSSARIFFRADKTAAEETQEKKDKEAAKSGGPSDGPTPTEPASK, from the exons ATGGCGGTAGAAACCATCGCACCTGACTGGGAGTTTGACCGTTTTGACGACGGTTCACAAA aaatacacacagagGTTCAACTGAAGAACTACAGTAAGTTTCTAGAGGAGTACACCTCTCAGCTGAGGGGTATCGAGGAGGCTCTGGATGACTCCATCGGAGATGTGTGGGACTTCACTCTGGACCCCATTGCCCTCAAG CTTCTACCATACGAGCAGTCATCATTATTGGAGTTAATTAAAACTGACAATAAG GTTCTGAACAAAGTCATCACAGTGTATGCCGCTCTCTGCAGTGAAGTGAAGAAGCTCAAGTATGAG GCTGAAACAAAGTTCTACAATGGCTTATTGTTCTATGGAGAGGGAG TGTCTGACACCAGCGTTGTTGAAGGAGAGTCTCAGATTCAGATGGGCAGATTTATCTCGTTTCTTCAG GAACTGTCCTGTTTTGTGTCAAGATGTTATGAAGTGGTTGTCAACATTGTTCATCAGCTGGCCGCCCTCTACAACAGCAGCAA GGGTGCAACAAAAATCATTGAGTCGTCAGGTGTCCATTTCCAG ATTGTGTATGAACACCTCGGGGAGCTGTTAGTGGTTCTGCTCACACTCGATGAGATAATGGAAAATCACGGCACACTAAAAGATCACTGGAAGATGTATAAaag GTTATTGAAATCTGTGCACCATAACCCGGGGAAATTTTCCATTCCTGAAGAGAAGCTGAAACCATTTGAGAAGCTCCTGCTCAGACTTGAAGGACAGATGCTGGACGGCATGATACTCCAG GCCTGTGTGGAGCAGAGATTCGATGATCCTGGGGAAGGAGTAGCTGTTGCCAAAAACGGTGCCTTTGCCGAGGAGTTCGCCTTCAACATTCGCACCATATTCACCAATATTGAGTCCAAAATTG gtGAACCTTCAGAGATTGACCAGAGAGATAAATATGCTGCCATCTGTGGTCTTTTTGTGCTTCACTTTCACATCTTCAGGAGTGTCGATAAAAAGTTCTACAAAGCGTTGCTTGACGTCTGTAAAAAG GTCCCAGCTGTCACTCTGACTGCAAACATCATCTGGTTTCCCGACACTTTCCTCCTCACTAAGGTCCCAGCCGCAGCGAAACTGATGGATAAGAAGAGTCTTCAGAGCATCAGAGCGCAGAGAGACACCTACCTGCAGCAAAGAGCTCAGACACTAACAAA GGATGTTCAGTCTTACTACGTGTTTGTAACTTCCTGGATGATGAAGATGGAGTCTATCTTGTCCAAGGAGCAGAAAAGTGACAAGTTGGCAGAAGACCTGAACAGCAGGTGTAATGTGTTTGTACAG GGCATCCTGTATGCATACAGCATCAGCACCATTATCAAAACCACCATGAACATGTACATGTCGATGCAGCGGCCCATGACCAAGACCTCTGTCAAAGCTCTGTGTCGACTGGTTGAATTACTtaag GCTGTGCAGCACACATTTCACAGGCGCTCCATGGTTGTAGCAGACTCGGTTTCTCACATCACTCAGCAGCTACAGTCACAGGCTCTCAATGCCATCGGCAACGCCAAG AAAAGGGTGATCTCTGACAAGAAGTACAGCGAGCAGCGGCTGGATGTGCTTTCATCTTTGGTTATGGCGGAAAATGCTCTAAGTGGACCCAGCACAAAGGAGCGACGCTTAGTGGTGTCTCTGGCACTGTGTGTCGGCACTCAGCTG AAAACTTTCAAAGATGAGGAGCTGCTTCCACTGCAGCTCGTGTTGAAGAAGCTGGATCTGATTAGTGAGCTGAGTGAGAG GGTCAAGCTGCAGTGTGACTGTAGTTTCCTTTACTGGCACCGAGCTGTGTTTCCTATCTACCTTGATGATGTATACGACAACGCTGTGGACGCAGCACGCATACAC TACATGTTCAGTGCGCTGAGGGACAGTGTGCCCTCCATGTTGCACGCCAAACACATGGAATCATGTAACCAGCTACTGGAGAGCTACGACAAGGAGATCATGGACGTGTTCAACGAG CACCTGCTGGACAAGCTGTGTAAGGAGATTGAGAAGGACCTGCGTCTCTCTGTTCACACCCACCTCAAGCTGGACGACAGGAACCCTTTCAAAGTTGGCATGAAGGACCTGGCTCACTTCTTCTCCCTCAAACCCATCCGGTTCTTTAACCGCTTCATCCATATCAAAG CTTACGTGACCCACTACCTGGATAAAACTTTCTACAACCTAACCACTGTCGCTCTGCACGACTGGGCGACCTACAGTGAGATGAGGAACCTCGCCACGCAGCGCTACGGACTTACAATGACCGAGGCTCATCTGCCCAGCCAGACGCTGGAGCAG GGTTTGGACGTCCTGGAGATCATGAggaacattcatgtttttgtctcGCGCTACCTTTATAACCTCAACAACCAG ATCTTCATAGAGAAGGCCAGTAACAACAAGCACTTGAACACCATTAACATCCGTCACATTGCCAACTCCATCAGGACACACGGCACAGGCATCATGAACACCACG GTGAATTTCACCTATCAGTTCCTGCGGAAGAAGTTTTACATCTTCAGTCAGTTTATGTACGACGAACACATCAAGTCCAGACTCATCAAGGACATCCGCTTCTTCAGAGAAACAAAGGACCAGTCTGATCAAAAG taccCATTCGAGCGTGCAGAGAAGTTTAACCGAGGCATCAGGAAGCTGGGCATCACTCCTGATGGACAGAGCTACCTGGACCAGTTCAGACAGCTCATCAGCCAGATTG GCAACGCCATGGGCTACGTTCGTATGATCCGTTCTGGAGGTCTCCACTGTTGCAGCAGTGCTATTAG GTTTGTCCCCGACCTGGAGGATATAGTCAACTTTGAGGAGCTGGTGAAGGAGGAGGGACTGTCAGAGGAGACCCAGAGAGCTGCTAG TGTCCTCGATTCAGTGTTGGGAGATCTGACCAGCAACTCTGCAGAGGGGACGGAGTACTTCAAGATGCTCGTTGCAGTGTTCGCACCTGAGTTCCGTAGCGCCAAGAACATGCACCTGAGGAACTTCTACATGATCGTACCCCCACTG ACGGTGAATTTCGTAGAGCACTCAATCAGTTGCAAAGAGAAACTCAACAAGAAGAACAAAACTGGAGCTGCTTTCACAGACGATGGCTTTGCTATGG GTGTGGCGTACATTCTGAAGCTGCTGGACCAGTATCTGGAGTTTGACTCTCTGCACTGGTTCCAGGCCGTCAGAGATAAGTACAAGAAAGAGATGAATGCTGTGGTGAAGGAGCAGAGCGTCCAGTCTGCCAGCCAGGATGAGAAGCTGTTGCAAACCATGAACCTCACTCAGAAGAGACTGGATGTCTACCTTCAG